The Helianthus annuus cultivar XRQ/B chromosome 16, HanXRQr2.0-SUNRISE, whole genome shotgun sequence genome includes a window with the following:
- the LOC110916050 gene encoding dormancy-associated protein 2 translates to MASKTFLLLALAFAVVLLIISEVAAAKELASNHDGEVDDFGGYNGGGRGGYNNGGGGYNNGGGRGGYNNGGGRGGYNNGGGRGGYNNGGGRGGYNNGGGRGGYNGGGGRHGGCRYGCCGGGRYYNGGGCRCCSSFAEATAYKQTQN, encoded by the exons ATGGCTTCAAagacgtttcttcttcttgccctggCTTTTGCCGTCGTTCTTCTCATTATCTCAGAAGTCGCTGCCGCTAAAGAATTAGCCTCCAACCATGACG GTGAGGTTGACGACTTTGGAGGATACAATGGCGGTGGACGTGGAGGGTACAACAATGGTGGTGGAGGGTACAACAACGGTGGTGGACGTGGAGGGTACAACAACGGTGGAGGACGTGGAGGGTACAACAACGGTGGTGGACGTGGAGGATACAACAACGGTGGTGGACGTGGAGGATACAACAACGGTGGTGGACGTGGAGGATACAATGGTGGTGGTGGAAGACATGGAGGTTGCAGATACGGTTGCTGCGGCGGTGGACGTTACTACAACGGAGGAGGTTGTAGGTGTTGCTCCTCGTTTGCAGAGGCAACTGCCTACAAACAAACTCAAAACTGA